In Camelus bactrianus isolate YW-2024 breed Bactrian camel chromosome 5, ASM4877302v1, whole genome shotgun sequence, the DNA window AGACAGCGattggaggggctggggggtggatTTCTTTTGACCTTCATGAGCTGTTTCAACAGTGGCTTCCTTGAGGTTGACCTTGAGGCTGAGTTTTTCAAGGTGAActgaatgtttcttttaaaaatttgagggGGTGTGTGGTAGAACTCAGCGGtgcagcacatgcttagcgtgcacgaggtgctgggttccatccccagtccctccattcaaaacaaacaaacaaaagatttgAAAGCTGCTTTTAGAGCTGTGTGAGATGCAGTTTGATAGCTGGAAAAGTCCGAGTGGTCCCCGTGTGCATCTAGAAATGGGAAGAGAGGACACGAACCCCCGGGCGTCCCGAAACCCCCGACTGTGGATGGTTCGGCTGCCTGACGCAGAGCTCGCTCTTATTTGTTACAACTTAACTTCACCTTTGAACGTCAGTTCACCCCAGTGGCACCAGCAGCTGCTCTCACCTCTGAGATGGCTCTGCTGGGCGGACGTGCTGCTGCGATGGGCGCTCTGCCGCACAGACCTGGCAAAGGCTCCTGTGCCCTGTGCTTCCTcggtgtgtctctgtctctcggAGCGGGGTTGGGGGGAATGAGAACCTGTGTTTACGTTGTCTGTTAAGTGGTCACCACATCATGGGGTCCCTTCAATTTTCTCAATGGTCTTTTAGGAAGAGCCAATGAAGTGGAGGTGGAAAGTGGCATGGTGGAGAATGAGGGCAGAGGAGCAGTCTTGCAGAGCACTGGGCAAGAGCAGCGCAAAGAGGACCCAGTAAAGGACTGTGTGGACACAGAGGTGTTGCATCCTGGTGAAGGTGCCGAGGACCAGACAGCCTCTGAAGacagtgccccctccccaggaacaTTAGTAAATGTCAAGAATGAGGAACAGGGTGAGAGCCAAATAGAGAACACATCCCTCCTTGAAAACCCAGAGCAGGTGGAGTCCAGTGAGGTCATAGACACGCCAGGTGACAGGGCTGGTGCTTCCCTTGAGCAGTCCGGATGTCTTTGTGCACTGGATGATGGAATCCCGGGTCCTGGGATTGGGCAGGGTGGTGGTGATGCCCTGGAGATCAACAACCAAAGTAAAGAATCtgcagaaaaacaggaaaaagaaaaccaggaagATTGTCAAACCAACGTGGAGGAGATTAGCACAGAACCACGCCAGGAGTCTGCTCCTTTGCAAGTGTCTGAAGTTGAAGGGCAGAGCAGTGCAGACACCCATGAGCCAAGTGGGAGCCCCACAGAGGCTGTGCTAGAGGCAGGGCTCACTGGACTTGGGGAGCAGGTGGGCACAGTAGCGTCAGGTCCTCCAGGGTGCAGCGATGACACAGTGAGTTACTGTGAAAAATGTGTGGTCGATGCCACCAAAGAGTTGGACCCAAGCATAGGGCATGATGTAGAGAAAGAACCTGCCCGCCAGGAAGCGGCTGAGCCCCAAGAGGTCCCAGTTCCGAGCACAGAGGTAGGTGGGGAAAACAGTGAAGAGGACGGAAGGGAATCAAGGGATGAGGAACCAATGGAGATGGAAGTGCAAACCATTCCTCGttccccagcagccagcagcagtCCTCAGGTGGCACCAGGTCTGGAAACGGCAGCTGCCGACAGTGAAGCCCCAGCTGGGAGAGACCCCGACGGAGAGAAGGATGAGCAGCAGGGAGAGGCACTGGACTCATCCCAGAAGAAGgcaaagaacaagaaaaagaaaaacaagaagaaaaaatcacCAGTACCTGCAGAAACGAAAGACACTAAGAAAGAGTTTGCATTGCAGACCCCAGATTTAAGTGAAGGAAAAGAGGTAGAGCAGGGAAAACCCACTGACCAGAAACCAGCTGTCGAAGTGCAAAATGAAGTGACTGAAAACCCAGAACAGAGCATTGAGACAGGAAGCAACGAAGATGTGGATTGTCCAGGAGATCCTAAAATTGAGTCAGAGAGAAAATTTAGCCGAGATGATTCTGATGTAAACGCTGAGGCAGGGAGAGCAGTACCTGATGGAGACACAGTGGATTCCGAAGATGATGCAGTTCCATCATCAGGCACCAGTGCCAGTGACAAGGGATTGGGCCACGGTGTGGTAGGAGATGATGCTGAGGAAGACAGCGCCGCCCCCAGCAGGCCTCCGGGTCCAGAGAATGAAGTGCCTGGCCACGCCCTGCTCGAGGACCAAAGTCCCTCAAAGGATGCTAACGATGCCTCTCAAACAGAAGACACAGAAGGGCACATGACATCAGAAAGTCTAAGTCAGACGGGCAGGAAGGACCTAGATCACATTAGTCTAGAAAACGATGACTCCGCCCCCGCAGGCAAGTTGGGGGACTTCAGTTCAGAAAGCAGGGAAGAGATGAGAGGCCGAAACGGGAAGGGTAGGAGCAAAGAGGAGTGCTCTGTGTCGTAGGTCGGGGCGGGGTTTCAGGGAGGGACCATGGACTGCACGGCGAGTCCAGTGTGCGAGACTCCACTGCTGAGACTCTGAAGATGCTCTTGACTGATACAGACACCCCGATGACCATCAGCCGCCAGGCTAACTACTGCTTCAAGTTACAGACCGTGTAGGTTTATCCTGCATCATGAAGGTCATCACCCAGATGAGGAGGACACTTCTGTCACCAGTGTAAGTTCTAACGGAGAGCATCCCGGGAGCGTCACACAATAATGTATGCTGCCTATCTTTCTgcctaaaatcaaaataaaaatatttagcatcTGCCTGAAACTGATCTGAAAGTGGATATTCTTGACCAAGTGTATCAGCATCTCACTGAAATGACCAAATAGTACCCTGAGATTTCCACATTATGAGCATAAGGTAAATTGGTGTGTCTCATTGAAATATATGTGCTTTCATATTTGATTTTGACATGTATAATATAACCTGTagggtattttatttaaaaaaggataTAAACAGCCAAACAGCATAGAGGTCACTGAGTGATAAGATTTGCACCTTAGGACAACAATTAATCATGTTAGGGAGAGCAAATAAGCATCTAGGAACTTCTTACTTGCCTTTACCTCATAGAAGGATTTTATTGCAAACCAATACTTTTGGATCTCATTGTTGAGGATTCTTGAATCTTTTTGTAGGAGATTTTGCCTTCGTGCTGATTATGTACCAAAGTCATTttctacaaaaatttaaaagaagatttttttctggaagagataTATGTTGAAATTGCATTTCCTACTGCAATGTTTGGGTGGGAGaatcatttctaaaaatttttttaactttaaaattacttctctttctgtttgtctAATCACTATTCAATAGAGCAATATAAAAGAATACTCTTCTTGGACAAACTGCTGATTAGACTAGAGCAGGATAGTTTAATAGTAGAATCACTTTTGGTATTTTggtacaaatattttcatttgctgtTTTTACCATCTATTCTTACTGGAAATTTCTTGTTTTTATCTTCctgaacaaaatatatattttctatataaagaaacttttttttaaaaaatagttgtaaagtcagattttaaaaaattgtaaaatattaaaattacaagGGACTGTACAGTGTGAATGCTGTTGATACTTCACGAGATCACTTGAATTCATAGTATTGTCACATGATATATAATTAAATGCAAAAAGACCAAAACCTCAACAACATTTGATGCAAACATGTTATTATGTAACTGAAATaaaagcattttgtaattttACAAGCCTGTGATTTTGCTCTTTGTGCTGCTTGAATTCTGACTGTGGCTAACGTAAGACCTTTACAGTGGTGTCTACTTCTGGTGGCTAATTCCCAGTTGGGGTTCTGTGAAGGTCCCATTTGTCAGAAATGAATAACTTCTCTCTTGGCATCTAGACCGGGGCTAGTGTTGGCCCATCCTTGAGAAAATTAAGATCTTTCCTCCTAGAATCTACTGTGGTCTGTGGTTCTGATGAGGAGCCCAGCTGAGAAAGGTCTCCATTCTGTTGCTCTGCTCACGTGTGCCAATACTTTGAGTGTTTTGAAGAGTATActgaaaatatcaaataaatattgACTATTTCTGCATAAATGTCCTGACACAGAGATAATGAGGCTGATCAGCTCTCTCTGTTTGCGCCATGTCAAAAGAGGACCATGGTCCTGCCTGAGAGGCACGTCCGAGGGCTGCAGAGGGCTTTGCGTGGCTTTAGTTGATGCCTCTGACTTTAGAGAAGCTGCATTCATACTGGGCTATGCAACAGGAAATAGGTCCCATTCCTCCTTTCAAAGGCCTCTGGGGAAGTGATTCACCTACCAAGTGGTTAGATCATCAAACCATTTTaagttctttcctctctttcccgTGTTACTCACCAGCAGATTTAGGGCATGCTCATATACTTCACATCCCtcaagccagccagccagccgtCTCAACTGTTCAGTCCTTCGTTTAACTAGTAAATGTTGGTCGCTTCATGTAAGGAAGGTGCTGTGCCCGTGAACAAGCACAGGGGACCCAGCCTCTTGTGGGAGCAACTGCTGAGAATTGGGAAGTGAACAAA includes these proteins:
- the LRRFIP1 gene encoding leucine-rich repeat flightless-interacting protein 1 isoform X38; the protein is MDMGTQGSGRKRLPNRERLTAEDDALNQIAREAEARLAAKRAARAEAREIRMKELERQQKEVEERPEKDFTEKGSRSLPGLSAATLASLGGTSSWRGSGDTSISLDTEASIRELKELNELKDQIQDVEGKYMQGLKEMKDSLAEVEEKYKKAMVSNAQLDNEKTNFMYQVDTLKDTLLELEEQLAESRRQYEEKNKEFEREKHAHSVLQFQFAEVKEALKQREEMLEEIRQLQQKQESYSREISDLQETIEWKDKKIGALERQKEFFDSIRSERDDLREEVVMLKEELKKHGIILNSEIATNGETSDALNNVGYQGSPKMTKEELSALKATGDGTLGRANEVEVESGMVENEGRGAVLQSTGQEQRKEDPVKDCVDTEVLHPGEGAEDQTASEDSAPSPGTLVNVKNEEQGESQIENTSLLENPEQVESSEVIDTPGDRAGASLEQSGCLCALDDGIPGPGIGQGGGDALEINNQSKESAEKQEKENQEDCQTNVEEISTEPRQESAPLQVSEVEGQSSADTHEPSGSPTEAVLEAGLTGLGEQVGTVASGPPGCSDDTVSYCEKCVVDATKELDPSIGHDVEKEPARQEAAEPQEVPVPSTEVGGENSEEDGRESRDEEPMEMEVQTIPRSPAASSSPQVAPGLETAAADSEAPAGRDPDGEKDEQQGEALDSSQKKAKNKKKKNKKKKSPVPAETKDTKKEFALQTPDLSEGKEVEQGKPTDQKPAVEVQNEVTENPEQSIETGSNEDVDCPGDPKIESERKFSRDDSDVNAEAGRAVPDGDTVDSEDDAVPSSGTSASDKGLGHGVVGDDAEEDSAAPSRPPGPENEVPGHALLEDQSPSKDANDASQTEDTEGHMTSESLSQTGRKDLDHISLENDDSAPAGKLGDFSSESREEMRGRNGKGRSKEECSVS
- the LRRFIP1 gene encoding leucine-rich repeat flightless-interacting protein 1 isoform X39; its protein translation is MDMGTQGSGRKRLPNRERLTAEDDALNQIAREAEARLAAKRAARAEAREIRMKELERQQKEIYQVQKKYYGLDTKWGDIEQWMEDSERYSRRSRRNTSASDEDERMSVGSRGSLRVEERPEKDFTEKGSRSLPGLSAATLASLGGTSSWRGSGDTSISLDTEASIRELKELNELKDQIQDVEGKYMQGLKEMKDSLAEVEEKYKKAMVSNAQLDNEKTNFMYQVDTLKDTLLELEEQLAESRRQYEEKNKEFEREKHAHSVLQFQFAEVKEALKQREEMLEKHGIILNSEIATNGETSDALNNVGYQGSPKMTKEELSALKATGDGTLGRANEVEVESGMVENEGRGAVLQSTGQEQRKEDPVKDCVDTEVLHPGEGAEDQTASEDSAPSPGTLVNVKNEEQGESQIENTSLLENPEQVESSEVIDTPGDRAGASLEQSGCLCALDDGIPGPGIGQGGGDALEINNQSKESAEKQEKENQEDCQTNVEEISTEPRQESAPLQVSEVEGQSSADTHEPSGSPTEAVLEAGLTGLGEQVGTVASGPPGCSDDTVSYCEKCVVDATKELDPSIGHDVEKEPARQEAAEPQEVPVPSTEVGGENSEEDGRESRDEEPMEMEVQTIPRSPAASSSPQVAPGLETAAADSEAPAGRDPDGEKDEQQGEALDSSQKKAKNKKKKNKKKKSPVPAETKDTKKEFALQTPDLSEGKEVEQGKPTDQKPAVEVQNEVTENPEQSIETGSNEDVDCPGDPKIESERKFSRDDSDVNAEAGRAVPDGDTVDSEDDAVPSSGTSASDKGLGHGVVGDDAEEDSAAPSRPPGPENEVPGHALLEDQSPSKDANDASQTEDTEGHMTSESLSQTGRKDLDHISLENDDSAPAGKLGDFSSESREEMRGRNGKGRSKEECSVS
- the LRRFIP1 gene encoding leucine-rich repeat flightless-interacting protein 1 isoform X8, whose translation is MDMGTQGSGRKRLPNRERLTAEDDALNQIAREAEARLAAKRAARAEAREIRMKELERQQKEIYQVQKKYYGLDTKWGDIEQWMEDSERYSRRSRRNTSASDEDERMSVGSRGSLRSQPDLEYGGPYAWTNGYDGELYGSQSLNRRSGGNSSYSGDGRFSTLSSSREETLGLSCSDLGLPRRCFAPKPLSAQNGNRPLYPYSAARPAGSYRASVFPESSLGGARRGNACGSHTPSEPSGHLKSSSRSSSRASSARASPVVEERPEKDFTEKGSRSLPGLSAATLASLGGTSSWRGSGDTSISLDTEASIRELKELNELKDQIQDVEGKYMQGLKEMKDSLAEVEEKYKKAMVSNAQLDNEKTNFMYQVDTLKDTLLELEEQLAESRRQYEEKNKEFEREKHAHSVLQFQFAEVKEALKQREEMLEEIRQLQQKQESYSREISDLQETIEWKDKKIGKHGIILNSEIATNGETSDALNNVGYQGSPKMTKEELSALKATGDGTLGRANEVEVESGMVENEGRGAVLQSTGQEQRKEDPVKDCVDTEVLHPGEGAEDQTASEDSAPSPGTLVNVKNEEQGESQIENTSLLENPEQVESSEVIDTPGDRAGASLEQSGCLCALDDGIPGPGIGQGGGDALEINNQSKESAEKQEKENQEDCQTNVEEISTEPRQESAPLQVSEVEGQSSADTHEPSGSPTEAVLEAGLTGLGEQVGTVASGPPGCSDDTVSYCEKCVVDATKELDPSIGHDVEKEPARQEAAEPQEVPVPSTEVGGENSEEDGRESRDEEPMEMEVQTIPRSPAASSSPQVAPGLETAAADSEAPAGRDPDGEKDEQQGEALDSSQKKAKNKKKKNKKKKSPVPAETKDTKKEFALQTPDLSEGKEVEQGKPTDQKPAVEVQNEVTENPEQSIETGSNEDVDCPGDPKIESERKFSRDDSDVNAEAGRAVPDGDTVDSEDDAVPSSGTSASDKGLGHGVVGDDAEEDSAAPSRPPGPENEVPGHALLEDQSPSKDANDASQTEDTEGHMTSESLSQTGRKDLDHISLENDDSAPAGKLGDFSSESREEMRGRNGKGRSKEECSVS
- the LRRFIP1 gene encoding leucine-rich repeat flightless-interacting protein 1 isoform X3 encodes the protein MDMGTQGSGRKRLPNRERLTAEDDALNQIAREAEARLAAKRAARAEAREIRMKELERQQKEIYQVQKKYYGLDTKWGDIEQWMEDSERYSRRSRRNTSASDEDERMSVGSRGSLRTNGYDGELYGSQSLNRRSGGNSSYSGDGRFSTLSSSREETLGLSCSDLGLPRRCFAPKPLSAQNGNRPLYPYSAARPAGSYRASVFPESSLGGARRGNACGSHTPSEPSGHLKSSSRSSSRASSARASPVVEERPEKDFTEKGSRSLPGLSAATLASLGGTSSWRGSGDTSISLDTEASIRELKELNELKDQIQDVEGKYMQGLKEMKDSLAEVEEKYKKAMVSNAQLDNEKTNFMYQVDTLKDTLLELEEQLAESRRQYEEKNKEFEREKHAHSVLQFQFAEVKEALKQREEMLEEIRQLQQKQESYSREISDLQETIEWKDKKIGALERQKEFFDSIRSERDDLREEVVMLKEELKKHGIILNSEIATNGETSDALNNVGYQGSPKMTKEELSALKATGDGTLGRANEVEVESGMVENEGRGAVLQSTGQEQRKEDPVKDCVDTEVLHPGEGAEDQTASEDSAPSPGTLVNVKNEEQGESQIENTSLLENPEQVESSEVIDTPGDRAGASLEQSGCLCALDDGIPGPGIGQGGGDALEINNQSKESAEKQEKENQEDCQTNVEEISTEPRQESAPLQVSEVEGQSSADTHEPSGSPTEAVLEAGLTGLGEQVGTVASGPPGCSDDTVSYCEKCVVDATKELDPSIGHDVEKEPARQEAAEPQEVPVPSTEVGGENSEEDGRESRDEEPMEMEVQTIPRSPAASSSPQVAPGLETAAADSEAPAGRDPDGEKDEQQGEALDSSQKKAKNKKKKNKKKKSPVPAETKDTKKEFALQTPDLSEGKEVEQGKPTDQKPAVEVQNEVTENPEQSIETGSNEDVDCPGDPKIESERKFSRDDSDVNAEAGRAVPDGDTVDSEDDAVPSSGTSASDKGLGHGVVGDDAEEDSAAPSRPPGPENEVPGHALLEDQSPSKDANDASQTEDTEGHMTSESLSQTGRKDLDHISLENDDSAPAGKLGDFSSESREEMRGRNGKGRSKEECSVS
- the LRRFIP1 gene encoding leucine-rich repeat flightless-interacting protein 1 isoform X4, which gives rise to MDMGTQGSGRKRLPNRERLTAEDDALNQIAREAEARLAAKRAARAEAREIRMKELERQQKEIYQVQKKYYGLDTKWGDIEQWMASDEDERMSVGSRGSLRSQPDLEYGGPYAWTNGYDGELYGSQSLNRRSGGNSSYSGDGRFSTLSSSREETLGLSCSDLGLPRRCFAPKPLSAQNGNRPLYPYSAARPAGSYRASVFPESSLGGARRGNACGSHTPSEPSGHLKSSSRSSSRASSARASPVVEERPEKDFTEKGSRSLPGLSAATLASLGGTSSWRGSGDTSISLDTEASIRELKELNELKDQIQDVEGKYMQGLKEMKDSLAEVEEKYKKAMVSNAQLDNEKTNFMYQVDTLKDTLLELEEQLAESRRQYEEKNKEFEREKHAHSVLQFQFAEVKEALKQREEMLEEIRQLQQKQESYSREISDLQETIEWKDKKIGALERQKEFFDSIRSERDDLREEVVMLKEELKKHGIILNSEIATNGETSDALNNVGYQGSPKMTKEELSALKATGDGTLGRANEVEVESGMVENEGRGAVLQSTGQEQRKEDPVKDCVDTEVLHPGEGAEDQTASEDSAPSPGTLVNVKNEEQGESQIENTSLLENPEQVESSEVIDTPGDRAGASLEQSGCLCALDDGIPGPGIGQGGGDALEINNQSKESAEKQEKENQEDCQTNVEEISTEPRQESAPLQVSEVEGQSSADTHEPSGSPTEAVLEAGLTGLGEQVGTVASGPPGCSDDTVSYCEKCVVDATKELDPSIGHDVEKEPARQEAAEPQEVPVPSTEVGGENSEEDGRESRDEEPMEMEVQTIPRSPAASSSPQVAPGLETAAADSEAPAGRDPDGEKDEQQGEALDSSQKKAKNKKKKNKKKKSPVPAETKDTKKEFALQTPDLSEGKEVEQGKPTDQKPAVEVQNEVTENPEQSIETGSNEDVDCPGDPKIESERKFSRDDSDVNAEAGRAVPDGDTVDSEDDAVPSSGTSASDKGLGHGVVGDDAEEDSAAPSRPPGPENEVPGHALLEDQSPSKDANDASQTEDTEGHMTSESLSQTGRKDLDHISLENDDSAPAGKLGDFSSESREEMRGRNGKGRSKEECSVS
- the LRRFIP1 gene encoding leucine-rich repeat flightless-interacting protein 1 isoform X7; amino-acid sequence: MDMGTQGSGRKRLPNRERLTAEDDALNQIAREAEARLAAKRAARAEAREIRMKELERQQKEIYQVQKKYYGLDTKWGDIEQWMASDEDERMSVGSRGSLRTNGYDGELYGSQSLNRRSGGNSSYSGDGRFSTLSSSREETLGLSCSDLGLPRRCFAPKPLSAQNGNRPLYPYSAARPAGSYRASVFPESSLGGARRGNACGSHTPSEPSGHLKSSSRSSSRASSARASPVVEERPEKDFTEKGSRSLPGLSAATLASLGGTSSWRGSGDTSISLDTEASIRELKELNELKDQIQDVEGKYMQGLKEMKDSLAEVEEKYKKAMVSNAQLDNEKTNFMYQVDTLKDTLLELEEQLAESRRQYEEKNKEFEREKHAHSVLQFQFAEVKEALKQREEMLEEIRQLQQKQESYSREISDLQETIEWKDKKIGALERQKEFFDSIRSERDDLREEVVMLKEELKKHGIILNSEIATNGETSDALNNVGYQGSPKMTKEELSALKATGDGTLGRANEVEVESGMVENEGRGAVLQSTGQEQRKEDPVKDCVDTEVLHPGEGAEDQTASEDSAPSPGTLVNVKNEEQGESQIENTSLLENPEQVESSEVIDTPGDRAGASLEQSGCLCALDDGIPGPGIGQGGGDALEINNQSKESAEKQEKENQEDCQTNVEEISTEPRQESAPLQVSEVEGQSSADTHEPSGSPTEAVLEAGLTGLGEQVGTVASGPPGCSDDTVSYCEKCVVDATKELDPSIGHDVEKEPARQEAAEPQEVPVPSTEVGGENSEEDGRESRDEEPMEMEVQTIPRSPAASSSPQVAPGLETAAADSEAPAGRDPDGEKDEQQGEALDSSQKKAKNKKKKNKKKKSPVPAETKDTKKEFALQTPDLSEGKEVEQGKPTDQKPAVEVQNEVTENPEQSIETGSNEDVDCPGDPKIESERKFSRDDSDVNAEAGRAVPDGDTVDSEDDAVPSSGTSASDKGLGHGVVGDDAEEDSAAPSRPPGPENEVPGHALLEDQSPSKDANDASQTEDTEGHMTSESLSQTGRKDLDHISLENDDSAPAGKLGDFSSESREEMRGRNGKGRSKEECSVS
- the LRRFIP1 gene encoding leucine-rich repeat flightless-interacting protein 1 isoform X14, which produces MDMGTQGSGRKRLPNRERLTAEDDALNQIAREAEARLAAKRAARAEAREIRMKELERQQKEIYQVQKKYYGLDTKWGDIEQWMASDEDERMSVGSRGSLRNSSYSGDGRFSTLSSSREETLGLSCSDLGLPRRCFAPKPLSAQNGNRPLYPYSAARPAGSYRASVFPESSLGGARRGNACGSHTPSEPSGHLKSSSRSSSRASSARASPVVEERPEKDFTEKGSRSLPGLSAATLASLGGTSSWRGSGDTSISLDTEASIRELKELNELKDQIQDVEGKYMQGLKEMKDSLAEVEEKYKKAMVSNAQLDNEKTNFMYQVDTLKDTLLELEEQLAESRRQYEEKNKEFEREKHAHSVLQFQFAEVKEALKQREEMLEEIRQLQQKQESYSREISDLQETIEWKDKKIGALERQKEFFDSIRSERDDLREEVVMLKEELKKHGIILNSEIATNGETSDALNNVGYQGSPKMTKEELSALKATGDGTLGRANEVEVESGMVENEGRGAVLQSTGQEQRKEDPVKDCVDTEVLHPGEGAEDQTASEDSAPSPGTLVNVKNEEQGESQIENTSLLENPEQVESSEVIDTPGDRAGASLEQSGCLCALDDGIPGPGIGQGGGDALEINNQSKESAEKQEKENQEDCQTNVEEISTEPRQESAPLQVSEVEGQSSADTHEPSGSPTEAVLEAGLTGLGEQVGTVASGPPGCSDDTVSYCEKCVVDATKELDPSIGHDVEKEPARQEAAEPQEVPVPSTEVGGENSEEDGRESRDEEPMEMEVQTIPRSPAASSSPQVAPGLETAAADSEAPAGRDPDGEKDEQQGEALDSSQKKAKNKKKKNKKKKSPVPAETKDTKKEFALQTPDLSEGKEVEQGKPTDQKPAVEVQNEVTENPEQSIETGSNEDVDCPGDPKIESERKFSRDDSDVNAEAGRAVPDGDTVDSEDDAVPSSGTSASDKGLGHGVVGDDAEEDSAAPSRPPGPENEVPGHALLEDQSPSKDANDASQTEDTEGHMTSESLSQTGRKDLDHISLENDDSAPAGKLGDFSSESREEMRGRNGKGRSKEECSVS
- the LRRFIP1 gene encoding leucine-rich repeat flightless-interacting protein 1 isoform X21 translates to MDMGTQGSGRKRLPNRERLTAEDDALNQIAREAEARLAAKRAARAEAREIRMKELERQQKEIYQVQKKYYGLDTKWGDIEQWMASDEDERMSVGSRGSLRNSSYSGDGRFSTLSSSREETLPLYPYSAARPAGSYRASVFPESSLGGARRGNACGSHTPSEPSGHLKSSSRSSSRASSARASPVVEERPEKDFTEKGSRSLPGLSAATLASLGGTSSWRGSGDTSISLDTEASIRELKELNELKDQIQDVEGKYMQGLKEMKDSLAEVEEKYKKAMVSNAQLDNEKTNFMYQVDTLKDTLLELEEQLAESRRQYEEKNKEFEREKHAHSVLQFQFAEVKEALKQREEMLEEIRQLQQKQESYSREISDLQETIEWKDKKIGALERQKEFFDSIRSERDDLREEVVMLKEELKKHGIILNSEIATNGETSDALNNVGYQGSPKMTKEELSALKATGDGTLGRANEVEVESGMVENEGRGAVLQSTGQEQRKEDPVKDCVDTEVLHPGEGAEDQTASEDSAPSPGTLVNVKNEEQGESQIENTSLLENPEQVESSEVIDTPGDRAGASLEQSGCLCALDDGIPGPGIGQGGGDALEINNQSKESAEKQEKENQEDCQTNVEEISTEPRQESAPLQVSEVEGQSSADTHEPSGSPTEAVLEAGLTGLGEQVGTVASGPPGCSDDTVSYCEKCVVDATKELDPSIGHDVEKEPARQEAAEPQEVPVPSTEVGGENSEEDGRESRDEEPMEMEVQTIPRSPAASSSPQVAPGLETAAADSEAPAGRDPDGEKDEQQGEALDSSQKKAKNKKKKNKKKKSPVPAETKDTKKEFALQTPDLSEGKEVEQGKPTDQKPAVEVQNEVTENPEQSIETGSNEDVDCPGDPKIESERKFSRDDSDVNAEAGRAVPDGDTVDSEDDAVPSSGTSASDKGLGHGVVGDDAEEDSAAPSRPPGPENEVPGHALLEDQSPSKDANDASQTEDTEGHMTSESLSQTGRKDLDHISLENDDSAPAGKLGDFSSESREEMRGRNGKGRSKEECSVS
- the LRRFIP1 gene encoding leucine-rich repeat flightless-interacting protein 1 isoform X26: MDMGTQGSGRKRLPNRERLTAEDDALNQIAREAEARLAAKRAARAEAREIRMKELERQQKEIYQVQKKYYGLDTKWGDIEQWMASDEDERMSVGSRGSLRNSSYSGDGRFSTLSSSREETLASVFPESSLGGARRGNACGSHTPSEPSGHLKSSSRSSSRASSARASPVVEERPEKDFTEKGSRSLPGLSAATLASLGGTSSWRGSGDTSISLDTEASIRELKELNELKDQIQDVEGKYMQGLKEMKDSLAEVEEKYKKAMVSNAQLDNEKTNFMYQVDTLKDTLLELEEQLAESRRQYEEKNKEFEREKHAHSVLQFQFAEVKEALKQREEMLEEIRQLQQKQESYSREISDLQETIEWKDKKIGALERQKEFFDSIRSERDDLREEVVMLKEELKKHGIILNSEIATNGETSDALNNVGYQGSPKMTKEELSALKATGDGTLGRANEVEVESGMVENEGRGAVLQSTGQEQRKEDPVKDCVDTEVLHPGEGAEDQTASEDSAPSPGTLVNVKNEEQGESQIENTSLLENPEQVESSEVIDTPGDRAGASLEQSGCLCALDDGIPGPGIGQGGGDALEINNQSKESAEKQEKENQEDCQTNVEEISTEPRQESAPLQVSEVEGQSSADTHEPSGSPTEAVLEAGLTGLGEQVGTVASGPPGCSDDTVSYCEKCVVDATKELDPSIGHDVEKEPARQEAAEPQEVPVPSTEVGGENSEEDGRESRDEEPMEMEVQTIPRSPAASSSPQVAPGLETAAADSEAPAGRDPDGEKDEQQGEALDSSQKKAKNKKKKNKKKKSPVPAETKDTKKEFALQTPDLSEGKEVEQGKPTDQKPAVEVQNEVTENPEQSIETGSNEDVDCPGDPKIESERKFSRDDSDVNAEAGRAVPDGDTVDSEDDAVPSSGTSASDKGLGHGVVGDDAEEDSAAPSRPPGPENEVPGHALLEDQSPSKDANDASQTEDTEGHMTSESLSQTGRKDLDHISLENDDSAPAGKLGDFSSESREEMRGRNGKGRSKEECSVS